From the genome of Pirellulales bacterium, one region includes:
- a CDS encoding DUF456 domain-containing protein, whose product MHTLLIDLPLSLLYLVALVVCWCTTLFGLPGNWMIVALAAAATWLVPEGLRVQMAPAVLGVLVALALLGEIVEFATGSAAAHRAGGTRRGAVGAIVGALFGAVAGAMIGLPVPLIGSAVAAVLGGAFGALTGAMALEFHGGRDLAASWRIGHAAFWGRLLGTLSKAVIGAVMVVVAAIAAVA is encoded by the coding sequence ATGCACACGCTATTGATCGACTTGCCGCTGTCGCTCCTGTACCTGGTTGCGCTTGTCGTCTGCTGGTGCACGACCCTGTTCGGGCTGCCCGGCAATTGGATGATCGTCGCGCTGGCGGCTGCGGCAACGTGGCTTGTGCCCGAGGGATTGCGCGTGCAGATGGCGCCCGCCGTGCTGGGTGTGCTGGTGGCCCTGGCGCTTCTAGGCGAAATCGTTGAATTCGCAACGGGCTCCGCGGCGGCCCATCGAGCGGGCGGAACGCGCCGTGGCGCCGTCGGAGCGATCGTGGGTGCCCTGTTCGGCGCGGTCGCTGGCGCCATGATCGGGCTGCCTGTGCCGCTCATCGGCTCGGCCGTCGCGGCAGTTCTAGGCGGAGCCTTCGGGGCTTTGACAGGCGCCATGGCGCTGGAATTCCACGGCGGACGCGACCTGGCCGCGAGTTGGCGCATCGGCCACGCGGCCTTCTGGGGCCGACTCCTGGGGACGCTGTCCAAGGCCGTGATCGGCGCCGTGATGGTCGTGGTGGCCGCGATTGCCGCCGTGGCCTGA
- a CDS encoding ferredoxin family protein encodes MTHVVAEPCFGCKYTDCVVVCPVECFYEGEQMLYIHPDECIDCEACVPECPVEAIFHEDNLPEEWKDFTALNAEMATQCPVITEKKEPLAGAE; translated from the coding sequence ATGACTCACGTTGTTGCCGAGCCCTGTTTTGGCTGTAAGTACACAGATTGCGTCGTCGTCTGCCCCGTCGAGTGTTTCTACGAAGGGGAGCAGATGCTTTATATCCACCCCGACGAATGCATCGACTGCGAGGCTTGCGTCCCCGAGTGCCCGGTGGAAGCGATCTTCCACGAGGACAACCTGCCGGAGGAGTGGAAGGACTTTACGGCGCTAAACGCCGAGATGGCGACGCAGTGCCCGGTCATCACGGAAAAGAAAGAACCGCTGGCCGGCGCCGAGTAA
- a CDS encoding PP2C family serine/threonine-protein phosphatase codes for MPAPVREWREALDYAATSDVGLRRANNQDSYVVVVSPEELDWLRRGDLFMVADGMGAHAAGELASKMATDFVSLTYYKTPDESPVEAIQKAFQDANERVFTRGQSNADFRGMGTTSSALLLLPEGAVVAHVGDSRVYRLRNNRLDQLSFDHSLVWEMQATGKMRDSEIQLNVPKNIITRSLGPYPQVQVDLEGPFAVEAGDAFLLCSDGLSGQVEDDEIGCILGTLPPTEAIQTLVDLANLRGGPDNITVIAVRVLRPLTAANAEELGPARSRPTNEREKVHLAAWITLAVLVLVALSMAFLQKLAVAAAAGIAAALAGGFIAMQQASLRSAGRLEGAQLGKGPYRSVNCAPSAPIVERLAKVVKQLRDAAMEEGWQIDWNKFNTQVTRAATAAQRHDFTESVREYCHALTSIMEQLRHQGKNSSQ; via the coding sequence ATGCCCGCCCCCGTACGAGAATGGCGAGAGGCCCTCGATTACGCCGCGACGAGCGACGTGGGTCTGCGGCGCGCGAATAACCAGGATTCGTACGTCGTTGTCGTGTCGCCGGAAGAACTCGACTGGCTGCGGCGCGGCGACCTGTTCATGGTCGCCGACGGCATGGGCGCCCACGCAGCAGGCGAATTGGCCAGCAAGATGGCCACCGACTTCGTGTCGCTCACCTATTACAAGACCCCCGACGAATCGCCCGTCGAGGCCATTCAGAAAGCCTTTCAGGACGCCAACGAACGCGTCTTTACCCGCGGACAGAGCAACGCGGATTTCCGCGGCATGGGCACGACCTCCAGTGCGCTCTTGCTCTTGCCCGAGGGGGCTGTCGTCGCGCATGTCGGAGATAGCCGCGTTTATCGCTTGCGCAACAACCGGCTCGATCAACTCTCGTTCGACCACAGCCTGGTGTGGGAGATGCAGGCGACGGGCAAGATGCGCGACAGCGAAATTCAGCTGAACGTGCCTAAAAACATCATTACCCGCTCGCTGGGCCCCTATCCGCAAGTGCAAGTCGACTTGGAGGGCCCGTTCGCCGTCGAAGCCGGGGACGCGTTCCTCTTGTGCAGCGACGGATTGTCGGGACAGGTCGAGGACGACGAGATCGGTTGCATCCTCGGCACATTGCCGCCAACCGAGGCGATTCAGACGCTGGTCGACCTGGCGAACCTGCGGGGCGGGCCGGACAACATCACGGTCATCGCCGTGCGCGTACTACGACCGCTGACGGCTGCCAATGCGGAAGAGTTGGGACCCGCGCGGAGCCGCCCCACGAATGAGCGCGAAAAGGTACACCTCGCCGCCTGGATCACGCTGGCCGTCTTGGTGCTGGTCGCGCTGTCGATGGCTTTCTTGCAGAAGCTGGCCGTGGCCGCGGCCGCCGGCATCGCGGCCGCGCTTGCCGGCGGCTTTATCGCCATGCAACAAGCGTCACTACGATCGGCGGGCCGGCTCGAAGGGGCGCAGCTCGGCAAGGGACCCTACCGCTCGGTGAACTGCGCCCCGAGCGCCCCGATCGTCGAACGACTGGCCAAGGTCGTCAAGCAATTGCGCGACGCCGCGATGGAAGAAGGGTGGCAGATCGACTGGAACAAGTTCAATACGCAGGTGACGCGGGCCGCCACGGCCGCCCAGCGGCATGACTTCACCGAAAGCGTGCGCGAATACTGCCACGCCCTGACGTCGATCATGGAACAATTGCGGCATCAGGGGAAGAATAGTAGTCAGTAG
- the ptsP gene encoding phosphoenolpyruvate--protein phosphotransferase translates to MRKGIGVSPGVVIGKAYCIHEIFVNPKTRRLAEDKIFSELRRFELARERTAADLRALHQKVASQVGTEQAAVFRAHETILHDPAFTAKVRERIVDHREAAPAALQTVLATYTELFTRMDDEYLRERLVDIRDVIIRLSSHLSPVLSKDPEAINGPLILVASELLPSQVVALGKREVAGIVTQSGGQTSHAAILARSRGVPAVSGVQGILRAVQNGDTIVVDGSSGHVIVNPDAEAESAYRKLQREYIHLKDVLAENRDLPAVTVDGAKIDLLANVNNVDDARAASAMGAAGIGLFRTEYLFLTHPDVPDEQEQLTAYRAIIEASPNKRVTIRTLDLGGDKTIPYLGHDREANPFLGWRSIRLSFEHPQFFTTQIRAIVRSAFEARRSPADVRIMFPMITTLEEMRRVRAMVHRVRRGMHAEGSKVSDLPIGLMLEVPAAAVSIEQLLEIVDFVSIGSNDLVQYLMAADRDNPKVSHLCQPLSPPVLKVLHSVIAACNRAGKPVTLCGEMAGLPRAFVLLVGMGLRSFSMSPAFIPLIKDLARHLTVSDAEEVLAGALRLKTTSQVVQFMGKQIARIAPNLRPLDSQ, encoded by the coding sequence ATGCGAAAGGGAATTGGCGTCTCTCCAGGCGTGGTGATCGGCAAGGCCTATTGCATCCACGAGATCTTCGTCAATCCGAAGACCCGCCGCCTGGCCGAAGACAAAATCTTTTCCGAACTGCGACGTTTCGAGCTGGCGCGCGAGCGGACGGCCGCAGATCTCCGCGCGCTGCATCAGAAAGTGGCCAGCCAGGTGGGCACCGAACAGGCCGCCGTATTCCGTGCCCACGAGACGATCCTGCACGATCCGGCTTTCACCGCCAAGGTGCGCGAGCGCATCGTTGATCATCGCGAGGCGGCGCCCGCGGCGCTCCAGACGGTGCTGGCCACCTATACCGAGCTTTTTACCCGGATGGACGACGAGTATCTGCGCGAGCGGCTGGTCGACATTCGCGACGTGATCATCCGCCTCTCGAGTCACCTGTCGCCCGTGCTGTCCAAGGATCCCGAAGCGATCAACGGGCCCTTGATCCTGGTCGCCAGTGAGCTGCTCCCCTCGCAGGTCGTGGCGCTGGGCAAGCGCGAAGTGGCAGGCATCGTCACCCAGTCGGGCGGCCAGACCAGCCACGCGGCGATTCTCGCACGCAGCCGTGGCGTCCCTGCCGTCAGCGGCGTGCAAGGGATTCTCCGCGCCGTGCAAAACGGCGATACCATCGTCGTCGACGGCAGTTCGGGGCACGTGATCGTCAATCCCGATGCCGAGGCCGAGAGCGCCTACCGTAAGCTGCAGCGCGAATACATCCACCTGAAGGACGTGTTGGCCGAGAATCGCGATCTGCCGGCCGTCACCGTCGATGGCGCCAAAATCGACCTCTTGGCCAACGTGAACAACGTGGACGATGCCCGGGCCGCTTCCGCCATGGGGGCAGCCGGCATCGGTCTGTTTCGCACGGAGTACCTGTTCCTGACGCATCCCGACGTGCCCGACGAGCAAGAGCAGCTCACGGCGTATCGGGCGATCATCGAAGCCAGCCCGAATAAGCGCGTGACGATTCGCACGCTCGACCTGGGAGGGGACAAGACGATTCCCTACCTCGGCCACGATCGGGAGGCGAATCCGTTCCTCGGTTGGCGCTCGATCCGCTTATCGTTCGAACACCCGCAGTTTTTTACAACGCAAATTCGCGCGATCGTTCGCTCGGCGTTCGAGGCCCGGCGTTCGCCGGCCGACGTGCGCATCATGTTCCCGATGATCACCACGCTGGAAGAAATGCGCCGAGTCCGCGCCATGGTGCATCGTGTACGCCGCGGCATGCATGCCGAAGGCTCCAAGGTCAGTGACCTGCCGATCGGCCTGATGCTGGAGGTGCCGGCGGCCGCGGTGTCGATCGAACAATTGCTGGAAATCGTCGACTTCGTATCGATCGGCTCGAACGACCTGGTCCAATACCTGATGGCTGCCGACCGCGACAATCCCAAGGTCAGCCACCTGTGCCAGCCACTCAGCCCACCGGTTTTGAAGGTGCTGCATAGCGTGATCGCGGCCTGCAATCGGGCCGGAAAGCCGGTCACGCTATGCGGCGAAATGGCCGGGCTGCCCAGGGCCTTCGTGCTCTTGGTTGGTATGGGCCTGCGCAGCTTCAGCATGAGCCCGGCCTTCATCCCTTTGATCAAGGACCTGGCGCGGCATCTGACCGTGAGCGATGCCGAGGAAGTACTGGCCGGCGCCCTGCGCTTGAAAACCACCAGCCAGGTCGTTCAATTCATGGGCAAACAAATCGCGCGGATCGCCCCGAACCTGCGCCCACTCGATTCGCAGTAA
- the arfB gene encoding alternative ribosome rescue aminoacyl-tRNA hydrolase ArfB codes for MLIVNSRLQIPVSEFEFTYARSSGPGGQNVNKVNSKALLRWSVARSPSLPPEVRERFLRRFASRLTTEGDLLISSQRYRDQGRNVDDCLEKLRVMVAEVAVRPVTRKKTRPTRASSEKRLEKKREAASKKQLRRRPARED; via the coding sequence ATGCTGATCGTGAACTCCCGCTTGCAGATTCCCGTCAGTGAATTCGAGTTCACCTATGCGCGCAGCTCGGGTCCGGGCGGTCAGAACGTGAACAAGGTGAATTCCAAGGCGCTACTGCGCTGGTCGGTGGCCCGCAGCCCGTCGTTACCGCCCGAGGTCCGCGAGCGTTTTCTGCGCCGCTTTGCCAGCCGGCTCACGACCGAGGGGGACCTGCTGATCAGCAGCCAGCGCTACCGCGACCAGGGGCGCAACGTCGACGATTGTCTGGAAAAGCTGCGCGTCATGGTGGCCGAGGTTGCCGTGCGCCCTGTAACTCGTAAGAAGACGCGCCCGACGCGCGCCTCCAGCGAAAAGCGGCTGGAGAAGAAACGCGAGGCGGCATCGAAAAAGCAACTGCGCCGCCGGCCGGCTCGCGAAGACTAA
- a CDS encoding winged helix-turn-helix domain-containing protein — translation MASATEVCPITQIGETAGAIWRALSDKGPQTIARLIKEIDAPRDVVMQAIGWLAREHKIAIDDEGRSRTVSLR, via the coding sequence ATGGCAAGTGCTACGGAAGTGTGCCCGATCACGCAGATCGGCGAAACGGCCGGCGCCATTTGGCGCGCGTTGTCCGACAAGGGACCGCAAACGATTGCCCGGCTGATCAAAGAGATCGACGCTCCGCGCGACGTGGTGATGCAAGCCATTGGCTGGCTGGCCCGCGAGCACAAGATCGCGATCGATGACGAAGGCCGTTCGCGAACGGTGTCGCTGCGATAG
- a CDS encoding sigma-70 family RNA polymerase sigma factor has protein sequence MALSDFDRKLLERCLGRKPRAWEDFVDRYTGLVMHVINHSAQARSIRLTNEDREDLCAEVCMALVRKDFAILRRFRGQSSLATYLTVVARRIVVKHLLANKSAARLAVVPGHPTDFPNGENGAAEDRVVNRDEVERLLEDLEDHEAQVVRLYHIEGKSYREISTATGMPENSVGPMLSRAREKMRRDGPIAQ, from the coding sequence GTGGCACTCTCCGACTTCGATCGAAAGCTCCTCGAACGATGCCTCGGCCGCAAGCCCCGTGCGTGGGAGGACTTCGTTGATCGATACACGGGCCTGGTGATGCACGTCATCAACCATTCGGCCCAAGCGCGCTCGATCCGCCTCACGAATGAAGATCGTGAAGACCTTTGCGCCGAGGTGTGCATGGCGCTGGTGCGCAAGGATTTTGCCATCCTGCGTCGCTTCCGTGGACAGAGCAGCCTGGCGACCTATCTAACGGTCGTCGCCCGGCGCATCGTCGTTAAGCATTTGCTCGCCAACAAGTCCGCCGCCCGCCTGGCGGTCGTGCCTGGGCACCCCACGGATTTTCCGAACGGGGAAAACGGCGCGGCCGAGGATCGCGTGGTCAATCGCGATGAGGTCGAGCGACTGCTCGAGGACCTGGAAGACCACGAGGCCCAGGTCGTGCGGCTCTATCACATCGAAGGCAAAAGCTACCGCGAGATCAGCACGGCCACCGGCATGCCGGAAAACAGCGTCGGCCCCATGCTCAGCCGCGCTCGCGAAAAGATGCGCCGAGACGGACCCATCGCACAATAG
- a CDS encoding PQQ-binding-like beta-propeller repeat protein, which yields MRRLMFVRAILVLAAVCGAAFEVRADETPAAARGAAPATLPPDLGTRREGEDWPTFLGPTADSKSAERGILTAWGKNAPPIVWQHRLGTGYGMPSISRGRLFQFSRFAGQARLECLNSESGEPLWKFEYPTDYEDLYGYDNGPRCSPVIDEDRVYTFGAEGMLHCLRAVDGALVWKIDTAEKFGVVQNFFGVGSTPVIYRDLLICQIGGATEDTRNTPPGQLDRVRGKDSGVVAFDKHTGAVRYQISDELASYAGPTLAKIAGRDWCFVFARGGLLGFDPANGKIDFHFPWRATVLESVNASNPIVVDDLVLISETYGPGCAVLKVRPGGYDVVWSDKDHRRDKRLQTHWNTPIHVDGYVYGSSGRHPENAELRCVELETGKVMWSQPGLARSSLLYVDGHFVLLTEGGDLLLVKVNPEKFEPVAIAQLAAPGDGEKTEGEAPRKLLTYPAWAAPILAHGLLYVRDHNRLVCLELIAK from the coding sequence ATGCGGCGGCTCATGTTTGTCAGGGCGATTTTGGTGCTCGCGGCCGTTTGCGGCGCGGCGTTCGAGGTTCGTGCCGACGAAACCCCGGCAGCCGCGCGCGGCGCTGCGCCGGCAACTCTGCCGCCGGATTTGGGAACACGCCGCGAAGGCGAGGACTGGCCCACCTTTCTTGGTCCCACCGCGGACAGCAAATCCGCAGAGCGCGGCATTCTGACCGCCTGGGGTAAGAACGCGCCGCCGATCGTCTGGCAACATCGGCTGGGCACCGGCTACGGCATGCCGTCGATCAGTCGCGGCCGGCTGTTTCAGTTCTCGCGCTTCGCCGGCCAGGCGCGGCTGGAATGCCTGAACAGCGAATCGGGCGAGCCGCTATGGAAGTTCGAATATCCGACCGACTACGAGGATCTGTACGGCTACGACAATGGCCCGCGTTGTTCGCCGGTGATCGACGAGGATCGCGTTTACACCTTCGGCGCTGAAGGCATGCTGCACTGTCTGCGCGCGGTCGACGGGGCGCTCGTATGGAAAATCGATACGGCCGAAAAATTCGGCGTCGTGCAGAACTTCTTCGGCGTCGGCAGCACGCCGGTGATCTATCGGGATCTGTTGATCTGCCAGATCGGCGGGGCCACCGAGGACACGCGTAACACGCCGCCGGGTCAGCTCGATCGGGTGCGCGGCAAGGACAGCGGCGTGGTGGCCTTCGACAAGCACACAGGCGCCGTTCGATATCAAATCAGTGACGAGCTGGCCAGCTATGCCGGGCCGACGCTGGCGAAAATCGCCGGCCGCGACTGGTGCTTCGTGTTTGCCCGCGGCGGTCTGCTGGGGTTTGATCCGGCGAACGGAAAGATCGATTTTCATTTTCCGTGGCGGGCGACAGTTCTCGAGAGCGTGAACGCCAGCAACCCGATCGTCGTCGACGACCTGGTTCTCATTTCGGAAACGTACGGCCCTGGCTGCGCGGTGCTGAAGGTGAGGCCCGGCGGCTATGACGTCGTGTGGAGCGACAAGGATCATCGTCGCGACAAGCGTCTGCAAACCCACTGGAACACGCCCATCCACGTGGACGGATACGTCTATGGCTCCAGTGGCCGGCACCCGGAGAACGCCGAGCTGCGGTGCGTCGAGCTCGAGACCGGCAAGGTGATGTGGAGTCAGCCGGGGCTGGCCCGTTCGAGCCTGTTGTACGTCGACGGCCACTTCGTCCTGCTGACCGAAGGCGGGGATTTGCTGCTGGTGAAAGTAAATCCCGAGAAGTTCGAGCCCGTGGCGATTGCCCAGCTCGCCGCTCCTGGCGATGGCGAGAAAACCGAAGGAGAAGCACCGCGGAAGCTGCTGACGTATCCGGCCTGGGCGGCGCCGATCCTAGCGCACGGCCTGCTCTACGTGCGCGACCACAACCGGCTGGTGTGTTTGGAGCTGATCGCGAAGTAG
- a CDS encoding PEGA domain-containing protein gives MRRGGQLLIVFVAMVLATGCVQRRLTIRSNPPGAFVWIDNYPIGTTPVSTDFVYYGKRQIRLVRDGYETLTVEQKIKAPWYEWFGIDFISENLVPGTIRDEQALDFNMVPQQVPSSPQLQARAEELRASSQAQRYVPPAPLAPPPGAVPPPPPPGTILPQQAPPPGLLPAPTTGAPMMLPSPQSVPPGQPPIGDGWQAPGASTVPPPGAYAPPPGAYAPPPSTVTPLPNLVTPPVTTPNTAPTLPIR, from the coding sequence ATGCGCCGAGGCGGTCAACTATTGATCGTTTTCGTTGCCATGGTGTTGGCAACCGGCTGCGTGCAGCGGCGTCTGACGATCCGTTCGAATCCGCCAGGAGCGTTCGTATGGATCGACAATTACCCGATCGGCACCACGCCCGTCTCGACCGATTTCGTTTATTACGGCAAGCGGCAGATTCGCCTGGTGCGCGACGGCTATGAGACGTTGACCGTCGAACAAAAAATCAAGGCGCCGTGGTACGAGTGGTTCGGCATCGACTTCATCAGCGAGAACCTGGTTCCGGGGACCATCCGCGACGAGCAAGCGCTCGACTTCAACATGGTGCCGCAGCAGGTTCCCTCCAGCCCGCAATTACAGGCGCGGGCCGAAGAGCTGCGTGCCAGCAGCCAGGCGCAGCGCTATGTTCCGCCGGCGCCCCTCGCGCCTCCTCCAGGCGCGGTGCCACCACCTCCGCCGCCGGGCACGATCCTTCCGCAGCAGGCACCTCCACCGGGATTGTTGCCGGCGCCGACGACCGGCGCGCCGATGATGCTGCCATCGCCGCAAAGCGTGCCGCCGGGACAACCACCGATTGGTGACGGTTGGCAAGCTCCTGGCGCTTCGACCGTTCCGCCACCGGGCGCGTACGCCCCACCTCCCGGCGCCTACGCACCGCCGCCGAGCACCGTCACGCCGCTGCCGAACCTGGTCACGCCGCCGGTGACAACGCCCAATACGGCGCCGACGTTGCCGATTCGCTAG
- a CDS encoding prolyl oligopeptidase family serine peptidase produces MHATCTFRRAWLTACLGLLFIAAAEATADEGGAASKGSKQIVAGKTINITANRWHYPQARSGDTVDDYHGRQVADPFRWLEDTDSKETRAWIEAENELTFGFLKSIPAREPLRRRLEQLWNYEKYGIPTARGGRYFYSRNDGLQNQSVIYVASALDAEPRVLLDPNAMSTDGTVALSGSAISDDGRLFAYGLATAGSDWQEWRVRDVNSGRDLEDRLQWIKFSTASWSPDGKGFYYSRYDEPDEQAKLTGVNYFQKLFYHRLGTPQSADKLVYERADEKEWGFDGLVTDDGHWLVIRVWRGTERKNQLFYLDLKKPDAQVVPWITGFDAQYIFLGNDGNTFYLRTDLDAPRHRVVAADVTKPARDGWKELVPEQADVLQSVTLVGGKFVALYLQDARSQVRLFDTAGKPQGGIKLADIGTVALGEARQSDSEIFYSFTSFLAAPTIYRYDVPTGKSTVFRKPDVDFAADRYVTEQVFYKSKDGTRVPMFITRRKDLPLDGNNPTYLYAYGGFDISLTPAFSPGRLVWLELGGIYAQPNLRGGGEYGGAWHEAGMKSKKQNVFDDFLAAAEWLIDNRFTSTPRLAISGRSNGGLLVGAALTQRPDLFGAALPGVGVMDMLRFHRFTIGWAWVSEYGSADNAEDFSSLFAYSPLHNIKSGTNYPATLITTADHDDRVVPGHSFKFAATLQAAQAGDKPILIRIETSAGHGAGTPTSKLIEEAADGYAFLVKELEVKMPGDFGNTIDPPRSQQYVPATEQLVTEIFVRDLDKSLAFYEQLGFKRLRKDGGFAELAWENHKLFLDQRAKLPPAPEFPAANMRVMVKDVDAYWKLCGEMKARVVAPIGDRYYGLRDFTVADPDGYGVRFASLIGSRKKAD; encoded by the coding sequence ATGCACGCAACCTGCACTTTCCGTCGGGCGTGGCTGACCGCTTGCCTGGGCCTGCTCTTCATTGCCGCAGCCGAGGCAACCGCCGACGAAGGCGGCGCGGCGAGCAAAGGTTCGAAACAGATCGTCGCCGGCAAGACCATCAATATCACCGCTAATCGCTGGCATTACCCGCAGGCGCGCAGCGGCGACACGGTCGACGATTATCATGGCCGGCAGGTCGCCGATCCTTTTCGCTGGCTCGAAGACACCGACAGCAAGGAAACGCGCGCGTGGATCGAGGCCGAGAACGAACTGACGTTCGGCTTCCTCAAGTCGATTCCGGCTCGTGAGCCGCTGCGCCGCCGGCTCGAGCAACTGTGGAACTACGAAAAGTACGGCATCCCCACGGCCCGTGGCGGTCGTTACTTCTACAGCCGCAACGATGGATTACAGAATCAAAGCGTAATTTACGTCGCCAGCGCGCTCGATGCCGAGCCGCGCGTTCTCTTGGACCCCAACGCGATGTCGACCGACGGCACCGTCGCACTATCCGGAAGTGCCATTAGTGACGACGGCCGCTTGTTCGCTTACGGCCTGGCGACGGCCGGATCGGATTGGCAGGAGTGGCGCGTCCGCGACGTCAACAGCGGCCGCGATCTGGAGGACCGCCTGCAGTGGATCAAATTCTCGACGGCCTCCTGGTCGCCGGATGGTAAGGGCTTCTATTACAGCCGCTACGACGAACCGGACGAGCAGGCGAAGCTCACCGGCGTCAATTATTTTCAGAAGCTGTTCTACCACCGGCTGGGCACGCCGCAGTCTGCGGACAAACTGGTCTACGAGCGGGCGGACGAAAAGGAATGGGGCTTCGACGGCCTGGTGACCGACGATGGCCACTGGCTGGTGATCCGCGTCTGGCGCGGCACCGAGCGTAAGAATCAGCTCTTTTACCTCGATTTGAAAAAGCCCGATGCGCAGGTCGTGCCTTGGATCACGGGTTTCGACGCGCAATATATCTTTCTCGGCAATGACGGTAACACGTTTTATCTGCGCACCGATCTGGACGCTCCGCGGCATCGCGTCGTTGCCGCCGACGTCACGAAGCCGGCGCGCGACGGTTGGAAAGAGTTGGTCCCGGAACAGGCTGACGTCCTGCAATCCGTGACGCTCGTCGGCGGGAAGTTCGTCGCTCTGTATTTGCAGGATGCGCGCAGCCAGGTTCGGCTGTTCGACACGGCCGGCAAACCACAGGGCGGAATCAAGCTCGCGGACATCGGCACCGTCGCTCTCGGCGAAGCGCGGCAGAGTGACAGCGAAATTTTCTATTCGTTCACCAGTTTCCTCGCGGCGCCCACGATCTACCGCTACGACGTGCCGACAGGGAAAAGTACCGTCTTTCGCAAGCCGGATGTCGATTTTGCCGCCGACCGGTACGTGACCGAACAGGTCTTCTACAAAAGCAAAGACGGCACGCGCGTGCCGATGTTCATCACGCGCCGCAAGGACTTGCCGCTCGACGGCAACAATCCCACGTATTTGTACGCTTACGGCGGGTTCGATATCTCGCTGACGCCCGCGTTCTCGCCTGGCCGGCTCGTGTGGCTCGAACTGGGTGGCATCTACGCGCAGCCGAATCTGCGCGGCGGTGGCGAATACGGCGGCGCCTGGCACGAAGCCGGCATGAAATCGAAAAAGCAGAACGTCTTCGACGATTTTCTAGCCGCCGCCGAGTGGCTGATCGACAATCGTTTCACCTCGACGCCGCGTCTGGCCATCTCCGGCCGATCGAACGGCGGACTACTCGTCGGCGCCGCACTCACGCAGCGCCCCGATCTTTTCGGCGCCGCGCTCCCGGGCGTGGGCGTGATGGACATGCTGCGCTTTCACCGCTTCACGATCGGCTGGGCCTGGGTCAGCGAATACGGCTCGGCCGATAATGCTGAGGACTTCTCGTCGCTCTTCGCTTATTCGCCGCTGCACAACATCAAATCGGGCACGAACTATCCGGCCACGCTGATTACGACGGCCGACCACGACGATCGCGTGGTGCCGGGGCACAGCTTCAAATTCGCGGCGACACTGCAAGCCGCGCAAGCCGGCGATAAACCGATCCTGATTCGCATCGAAACCAGCGCCGGGCACGGCGCCGGGACGCCAACCTCGAAGTTGATCGAAGAGGCCGCCGACGGCTACGCGTTTCTGGTCAAGGAACTGGAGGTGAAGATGCCCGGCGATTTTGGCAACACGATCGACCCGCCACGGTCGCAGCAATATGTTCCGGCGACCGAGCAATTGGTCACCGAGATTTTCGTCCGCGACCTGGATAAGTCGCTGGCCTTCTACGAGCAGCTCGGCTTCAAACGTTTGCGTAAGGACGGCGGATTCGCCGAGCTTGCCTGGGAGAATCACAAGCTGTTTCTCGACCAACGGGCGAAGTTGCCGCCTGCCCCCGAGTTTCCAGCTGCGAACATGCGCGTCATGGTGAAGGACGTCGACGCTTATTGGAAATTGTGCGGCGAGATGAAAGCCCGCGTGGTGGCGCCGATCGGCGATCGCTATTACGGCTTGCGCGATTTCACTGTGGCCGATCCGGACGGTTACGGCGTGCGCTTCGCCAGCTTGATCGGCAGCCGGAAGAAGGCCGACTGA